The following are from one region of the Streptomyces fradiae genome:
- a CDS encoding sensor histidine kinase produces the protein MERDPDARWLARVMHVAFFLLLGASLARFLLRHPWEERSPWIVALSGALAALYLLGPVLGTRATPRRIAWLGTVVAVWVVLVVLAPSFAWCAVPLFYTGLRTLPHKAAFGLVALLTAFVVFAQVQLSHGGWDPNLIVAPPAVAAIATGVFVHADRQAARQRKLIDDLIRTRRELAATERREGTLAERQRLSMEIHDTLAQGLSSQQMLLQAADRTWDSDPGTARRHVRTAESIAERNLAEARRFVHDLAPADLAEGGGLEEALRGLASRESAAFRVDGLPVPLPDRVQSALLRIAQGALANIREHAEAASAAITLTYLDDQVVLDVADDGRGFDPAVSRADPGVRGHGLPAMRVRAQQLGGTLTIESTPGEGTVLSAAIPLEVRP, from the coding sequence ATGGAACGGGACCCGGACGCCCGCTGGCTGGCCCGGGTCATGCACGTGGCCTTCTTCCTGCTCCTCGGCGCCTCGCTCGCCCGCTTCCTGCTGCGCCACCCCTGGGAGGAGCGCAGCCCGTGGATCGTGGCGCTGTCCGGCGCGCTCGCCGCGCTCTATCTCCTCGGGCCGGTGCTCGGCACCCGCGCCACCCCGCGCCGGATCGCGTGGCTGGGCACGGTCGTCGCCGTGTGGGTGGTCCTCGTCGTCCTCGCGCCCAGCTTCGCGTGGTGCGCGGTCCCGCTCTTCTACACCGGCCTGCGGACCCTGCCGCACAAGGCGGCGTTCGGCCTGGTCGCCCTCCTCACCGCCTTCGTCGTCTTCGCGCAGGTGCAGCTCTCGCACGGCGGCTGGGACCCCAATCTGATCGTGGCCCCGCCCGCCGTCGCCGCCATCGCCACCGGCGTCTTCGTGCACGCCGACCGGCAGGCGGCCCGCCAGCGCAAGCTCATCGACGACCTGATCCGCACCCGCCGCGAGCTGGCCGCGACCGAGCGCCGCGAGGGCACCCTCGCCGAGCGCCAGCGGCTCTCCATGGAGATCCACGACACCCTCGCGCAGGGCCTGTCCAGCCAGCAGATGCTGCTGCAGGCCGCCGACCGCACCTGGGACAGCGACCCCGGGACCGCCCGCCGCCATGTCCGTACGGCCGAGTCGATCGCCGAACGCAACCTCGCCGAGGCCCGCCGCTTCGTGCACGACCTCGCGCCCGCCGACCTCGCCGAGGGCGGCGGCCTGGAGGAGGCGCTGCGCGGGCTCGCGAGCCGGGAGTCGGCCGCGTTCCGGGTCGACGGCCTGCCCGTACCGCTGCCCGACCGGGTGCAGTCGGCGCTCCTGCGCATCGCGCAGGGCGCCCTCGCCAACATCCGCGAGCACGCCGAGGCCGCCTCGGCCGCGATCACCCTGACCTATCTGGACGACCAGGTCGTCCTCGACGTCGCCGACGACGGGCGCGGCTTCGACCCGGCCGTCTCGCGCGCGGACCCGGGGGTGCGCGGCCACGGACTGCCGGCGATGCGGGTGCGCGCGCAGCAGCTGGGCGGCACCCTGACCATCGAGTCCACCCCGGGCGAGGGCACCGTGCTCTCGGCCGCGATCCCGCTGGAGGTACGCCCGTGA
- a CDS encoding heme-binding protein, producing the protein MKKKFLLGTTAAVVLAAGTFGAVSANATGPAAAPAAAVAKADAEGDNTRQTTHLTIEAATKAAQATLKAAEKENQRVSVAVVDRDGNTIVTLRGDGAGPQSYESAVKKAYTAVSWNAPTSELVKRLTNAPTLKDIPGTLFLAGGAPVTANGGPIAGIGVAGAPSGDLDEKFAQAGVASLNG; encoded by the coding sequence ATGAAGAAGAAGTTCCTCCTCGGCACCACCGCCGCCGTCGTCCTCGCCGCCGGCACCTTCGGCGCCGTCTCCGCGAACGCCACGGGCCCCGCCGCCGCCCCGGCCGCGGCCGTCGCCAAGGCGGACGCCGAGGGCGACAACACGCGCCAGACGACCCACCTGACGATCGAGGCCGCGACGAAGGCCGCGCAGGCCACCCTGAAGGCCGCCGAGAAGGAGAACCAGCGGGTGTCGGTGGCGGTCGTGGACCGCGACGGCAACACCATCGTGACCCTGCGCGGCGACGGCGCGGGCCCGCAGTCCTACGAGTCGGCCGTGAAGAAGGCGTACACCGCGGTCTCCTGGAACGCGCCGACCTCCGAGCTGGTCAAGCGCCTCACCAACGCGCCGACCCTGAAGGACATCCCCGGCACCCTCTTCCTCGCCGGCGGCGCCCCCGTCACCGCGAACGGCGGCCCGATCGCGGGCATCGGCGTCGCGGGCGCGCCCTCCGGCGACCTGGACGAGAAGTTCGCCCAGGCCGGTGTGGCCTCGCTGAACGGCTGA
- a CDS encoding M1 family metallopeptidase: protein MNTRSRIRVRTGALAVALALLAAACTSGGSGGVKGTPGAAGLRDPYFPKQGNGGYDVRHYALTLSYDPASGRLDGRAEITAEATQDLSAFNLDLAGLTVRDATVGGAPAAVNRAGNELTLRPREDIDKGTEFRAVVRYSGVPETITDSDGSKEGWLKTADGALALGEPTGSMAWFPGNHHPSDKAAYDITVTVPAGLTALSNGVRTAERKEADGRTTSVWHAAEPMASYLAMLAIGRYDTSTGTLAPGTAGTGAGAGAGIPVLSAADPEVAAKTAALRARVPEILDWQTENFGPYPFAAAGVVVERDDDIGYALETQTRPVFPASSFDPSTLVHELAHQWYGDSVTPATWSDLWLNEGFATYAEWLYAEDFGHTPAQKNFEKQYANEDAWAYSPAHPPTAEDLFGTPVYERGAMVLHRIRQVVGDDTFYEILAGWPAKYRHATATTEDFTEYVDSMTEEDLSDVWDVWLYGDGKPAHITD from the coding sequence GTGAACACTCGTAGCCGCATCCGCGTCCGGACCGGTGCCCTGGCCGTCGCCCTCGCCCTGCTCGCCGCGGCCTGCACGAGCGGCGGCAGCGGCGGGGTGAAGGGCACGCCCGGCGCGGCCGGGCTGCGCGACCCGTACTTCCCCAAGCAGGGCAACGGCGGCTACGACGTACGCCACTACGCGCTCACCCTGTCGTACGACCCCGCCTCCGGCCGGCTCGACGGGCGCGCCGAGATCACCGCCGAGGCCACCCAGGACCTCAGCGCCTTCAACCTCGACCTCGCCGGGCTCACCGTGCGCGACGCCACCGTCGGCGGCGCGCCCGCCGCCGTGAACCGGGCCGGGAACGAGCTGACCCTGCGCCCCCGCGAGGACATCGACAAGGGGACGGAATTCCGCGCCGTCGTCCGCTACTCCGGGGTCCCGGAGACCATCACCGACTCGGACGGTTCCAAGGAGGGTTGGCTCAAGACCGCCGACGGCGCCCTCGCGCTCGGCGAACCGACCGGCTCCATGGCCTGGTTCCCCGGCAACCACCACCCCTCCGACAAGGCGGCGTACGACATCACCGTCACCGTCCCGGCCGGGCTCACGGCGCTCTCCAACGGCGTCCGCACCGCCGAGCGCAAGGAGGCCGACGGGCGCACCACCTCCGTCTGGCACGCCGCCGAGCCGATGGCCAGCTACCTCGCGATGCTCGCGATCGGGCGATACGACACGAGCACGGGCACCCTCGCACCAGGCACGGCCGGGACCGGGGCGGGGGCAGGGGCCGGGATTCCGGTGCTCTCCGCCGCCGACCCGGAGGTCGCCGCGAAGACGGCCGCGCTGCGCGCCCGCGTCCCAGAGATCCTCGACTGGCAGACGGAGAACTTCGGGCCGTACCCCTTCGCCGCCGCCGGGGTGGTCGTCGAGCGCGACGACGACATCGGCTACGCCCTGGAGACCCAGACCCGGCCGGTCTTCCCCGCCTCCTCCTTCGACCCGAGCACGCTGGTGCACGAGCTCGCCCACCAGTGGTACGGCGACTCCGTCACCCCCGCGACCTGGTCGGACCTGTGGCTCAACGAGGGCTTCGCGACCTACGCGGAGTGGCTGTACGCGGAGGACTTCGGGCACACCCCGGCGCAGAAGAACTTCGAGAAGCAGTACGCGAACGAGGACGCCTGGGCCTACTCGCCGGCCCATCCGCCCACCGCCGAGGACCTGTTCGGCACGCCCGTGTACGAGCGGGGCGCGATGGTCCTGCACCGGATCCGGCAGGTGGTCGGCGACGACACCTTCTACGAGATCCTGGCCGGCTGGCCCGCGAAGTACCGGCACGCCACCGCCACCACCGAGGACTTCACGGAGTACGTGGACTCGATGACGGAGGAGGACCTGTCTGACGTGTGGGACGTGTGGTTGTACGGGGACGGGAAGCCCGCGCACATCACCGACTGA
- a CDS encoding GNAT family N-acetyltransferase encodes MIVEPLTAKDPSDLPGPLLTELTALYASNEEFQQLSGDFPDPDRILPEQVAAALADELAHPDAEVLLARSEGRLVAIAITLAHHPDPADPDPWLGLLMVHAGAHRAGFGRRLAAYVEDSFRSRGRAGLRLAVLENNPRALAFWSSLGYEETARRPDLAHDRPCVVMRKSLGAVAP; translated from the coding sequence ATGATCGTCGAACCCCTGACCGCCAAGGACCCGTCCGACCTCCCCGGCCCGCTGCTCACCGAACTCACCGCCCTGTACGCGTCGAACGAGGAGTTCCAGCAGCTCAGCGGCGACTTCCCGGACCCGGACCGGATCCTGCCGGAACAGGTCGCCGCCGCCCTCGCCGACGAACTCGCGCACCCGGACGCCGAGGTGCTGCTCGCCCGCTCCGAGGGCCGGCTCGTCGCGATCGCCATCACCCTCGCCCACCACCCCGACCCGGCCGACCCCGACCCGTGGCTGGGCCTGCTGATGGTCCACGCCGGCGCGCACCGCGCGGGCTTCGGCCGCCGCCTCGCCGCGTACGTCGAGGACTCCTTCCGCTCCCGCGGCCGCGCCGGGCTGCGCCTCGCGGTCCTGGAGAACAACCCGCGGGCGCTGGCCTTCTGGAGCTCGCTCGGTTACGAGGAGACCGCGCGCAGGCCCGACCTGGCGCACGACCGCCCGTGCGTCGTGATGCGCAAAAGCCTCGGGGCCGTAGCGCCCTAG
- a CDS encoding TerD family protein has protein sequence MAVSLSKGGNVSLTKEAPGLTAVTVGLGWDVRTTTGTDFDLDASAIGVDAAGKVVSDGHFVFFNNKSTPDQTIVHTGDNRTGEGGGDDEQINVNLAGLPAGVDKIVFPVSIYDAVNRSQNFGQVRNAYIRIVNQAGGAEIARYDLSEDAAVETAMVFGELYRNGAEWKFRAVGQGYASGLEGIARDFGVNL, from the coding sequence ATGGCTGTAAGCCTCTCCAAGGGCGGCAACGTCTCCCTGACCAAGGAGGCCCCGGGCCTCACCGCCGTCACCGTGGGCCTCGGCTGGGACGTCCGTACGACCACGGGCACCGACTTCGACCTGGACGCCTCCGCCATCGGCGTGGACGCCGCGGGCAAGGTCGTCTCCGACGGCCACTTCGTCTTCTTCAACAACAAGTCCACCCCGGACCAGACCATCGTCCACACCGGTGACAACCGCACCGGCGAGGGCGGCGGCGACGACGAGCAGATCAACGTCAACCTGGCGGGCCTGCCGGCCGGCGTCGACAAGATCGTCTTCCCGGTCTCCATCTACGACGCGGTGAACCGCTCGCAGAACTTCGGCCAGGTGCGCAACGCCTACATCCGCATCGTCAACCAGGCCGGCGGCGCCGAGATCGCCCGCTACGACCTGTCGGAGGACGCCGCCGTCGAGACCGCCATGGTCTTCGGCGAGCTCTACCGCAACGGTGCCGAGTGGAAGTTCCGCGCGGTCGGCCAGGGCTACGCCTCCGGCCTGGAGGGCATCGCCCGCGACTTCGGCGTCAACCTCTGA
- the arfB gene encoding alternative ribosome rescue aminoacyl-tRNA hydrolase ArfB, whose translation MGHMSGPYVIRGSVSLPEAELMWRFSRSSGPGGQHVNTSDSQVELRFDLAATEALPEVWKARALERLASRLVNGVVTVRASEHRSQWRNRETAAVRLTALLAEATAPPPKPRRATKIPRGINERRLREKKQRAETKRGRQARDWS comes from the coding sequence ATGGGACACATGTCCGGTCCGTATGTCATCCGCGGCTCCGTCTCGCTGCCCGAGGCCGAGCTCATGTGGCGTTTCTCGCGGTCGTCCGGGCCGGGCGGGCAGCACGTCAACACCAGCGACTCGCAGGTGGAGCTGCGCTTCGACCTGGCGGCGACCGAGGCGCTGCCCGAGGTGTGGAAGGCGCGCGCCCTGGAGCGACTCGCGAGCCGCCTGGTCAACGGCGTCGTGACCGTACGGGCCTCGGAGCACCGCTCGCAGTGGCGCAACCGCGAGACGGCCGCCGTCCGCCTCACCGCCCTCCTCGCGGAGGCCACCGCCCCGCCCCCGAAGCCGCGCCGCGCGACGAAGATCCCCCGCGGCATCAACGAGCGCCGCCTGCGCGAGAAGAAGCAGCGCGCGGAGACGAAGCGCGGCCGCCAGGCCCGCGACTGGAGCTGA
- a CDS encoding flavin reductase family protein, protein MLQKTPVTATTALDLVIPHAEGVSNDEFKAAMSRLAAGVVLVTAHDPDDGPHGEDVGMTATAFLSVSLDPPLVLVSLRNDSRMDDLLADVPVWAVSLLSESQRHVAGRFAMKGRVSDRLLFADLPYTRGEHSSAPLIGGALATLECRTESRVVAGDHTLVIGRVLDTKLPSAESGPLTYFRGKYRTLG, encoded by the coding sequence GTGCTGCAGAAGACGCCCGTGACGGCTACCACCGCCCTCGATCTGGTCATCCCTCATGCTGAGGGGGTGAGCAACGACGAGTTCAAGGCCGCCATGTCCCGCCTGGCGGCGGGCGTGGTCCTGGTCACGGCGCACGACCCGGACGACGGGCCGCACGGCGAGGACGTCGGCATGACCGCCACCGCCTTCCTCTCCGTCTCCCTGGACCCGCCCCTGGTCCTGGTCAGCCTGCGCAACGACTCCCGCATGGACGACCTGCTCGCGGACGTGCCCGTCTGGGCGGTCTCCCTGCTCTCCGAGAGCCAGCGGCACGTCGCCGGGCGCTTCGCCATGAAGGGCCGGGTCAGCGACCGCCTCCTCTTCGCCGACCTGCCGTACACCCGCGGCGAACACAGCTCCGCCCCGCTGATCGGCGGCGCGCTCGCCACTCTGGAGTGCCGCACGGAGAGCCGCGTGGTCGCCGGCGACCACACCCTCGTCATCGGCCGCGTGCTCGACACGAAGCTCCCCTCGGCGGAGAGCGGCCCGCTCACCTACTTCCGCGGGAAGTACCGGACGCTGGGCTGA
- the cdgB gene encoding diguanylate cyclase CdgB, whose amino-acid sequence METESEPYVRLATLRQLHQVVADLNTARSLADTVQAVADGIVAGLNYELACVNLVRPDGDLIVSAFAGSPAAEALITGRVGSRTSWDRRLAMGEAWGDLRFIPHTEGWVLIEDDVPQWHTEGPAPRFEDEWHPHDRLYAPMYASGSGRELLGVISVDRPRNGRHPGPWGREALQMYASQAAIAISNARLRSNMQRALIRLEREQQALRASEESFRQAFEYAPSGMAIAEMGGDQHGRLLRTNDALCRLLGRPASVMRRYSFADLVHPEDIGTLLRTSAEGGRAELRLGRRDGTYVWVSLRNSVVADTADGPRFLLTHVEDIEERKRHELQLAHRASHDALTGLPNSAELRSRLSARLCERPFAASAPEGTPGFEPPYGYDEYDYEHEHGFGFSPAAGTPGAYDGHVHSVAPTGGDVDDGTKGLAVLFCDLDGFKSINDRFGHHTGDAVLIEVARRLTTGVRDGDTVARLGGDEFVVLADGLGSADAADLAVRLRNAIIPPIRVDGRAVRVGASFGIGWAECGMTVEEVLNSADQRMYIEKRSRSKVHRRAG is encoded by the coding sequence ATGGAGACCGAGTCGGAGCCGTACGTCCGTCTTGCGACCCTGCGTCAGCTGCATCAGGTCGTGGCGGACCTCAACACCGCCCGAAGCCTTGCGGACACCGTGCAGGCAGTCGCCGACGGCATCGTCGCGGGCCTCAACTATGAGCTGGCCTGCGTCAACCTCGTGCGCCCCGACGGCGATCTGATCGTCTCCGCCTTCGCCGGCAGCCCCGCCGCCGAGGCCCTGATCACCGGCCGGGTCGGCTCCCGGACCTCCTGGGACCGGCGGCTCGCCATGGGCGAGGCCTGGGGCGACCTGCGGTTCATCCCGCACACCGAGGGCTGGGTGCTCATCGAGGACGACGTCCCGCAGTGGCACACCGAGGGCCCCGCCCCCCGCTTCGAGGACGAGTGGCACCCGCACGACCGCCTCTACGCCCCCATGTATGCCTCCGGCTCCGGCCGCGAGCTGCTCGGCGTGATCTCCGTCGACCGCCCGCGCAACGGGCGGCACCCCGGCCCCTGGGGCCGCGAGGCGCTCCAGATGTACGCCTCGCAGGCCGCCATCGCCATCAGCAACGCCCGGCTCCGCTCCAACATGCAGCGCGCCCTGATACGCCTGGAGCGCGAGCAGCAGGCCCTGCGGGCCAGCGAGGAGTCGTTCCGGCAGGCCTTCGAGTACGCGCCGTCCGGCATGGCCATCGCCGAGATGGGCGGCGACCAGCACGGACGCCTGCTGCGCACCAACGACGCCCTGTGCCGGCTGCTCGGCCGCCCCGCCTCCGTGATGCGCCGCTACAGCTTCGCCGACCTCGTCCACCCCGAGGACATAGGCACCCTGCTGCGCACCTCCGCCGAGGGCGGGCGCGCCGAGCTGCGCCTGGGCCGCCGGGACGGCACGTACGTCTGGGTCTCGCTCCGCAACTCCGTCGTCGCCGACACCGCCGACGGCCCCCGCTTCCTCCTCACCCACGTCGAGGACATAGAGGAGCGCAAGCGGCATGAGCTCCAGCTCGCCCACCGCGCCTCGCACGACGCCCTCACCGGCCTCCCCAACAGCGCCGAGCTGCGCTCCCGGCTCTCCGCCCGGCTCTGCGAGCGCCCCTTCGCCGCCTCCGCCCCCGAGGGCACGCCCGGCTTCGAGCCGCCGTACGGCTACGACGAGTACGACTACGAGCACGAGCACGGCTTCGGCTTCTCCCCGGCGGCCGGCACCCCCGGGGCGTACGACGGGCATGTGCACTCCGTCGCCCCCACCGGCGGCGACGTCGACGACGGCACGAAGGGCCTCGCCGTCCTCTTCTGCGACCTCGACGGCTTCAAGTCGATCAACGACCGCTTCGGGCACCACACCGGCGACGCCGTGCTCATCGAGGTGGCCCGCCGGCTCACCACGGGCGTACGGGACGGGGACACGGTGGCGCGGCTCGGCGGCGACGAGTTCGTCGTCCTCGCCGACGGCCTCGGCTCGGCCGACGCGGCCGACCTCGCGGTCCGGCTGCGGAACGCGATCATCCCGCCGATCCGGGTGGACGGGCGGGCGGTACGGGTCGGGGCGAGCTTCGGGATCGGCTGGGCCGAGTGCGGCATGACCGTCGAAGAGGTCCTGAACAGCGCCGACCAGCGGATGTACATCGAGAAGCGGTCCCGGTCGAAGGTCCACCGCCGGGCCGGATAG
- a CDS encoding CBM35 domain-containing protein — protein sequence MAAGNDGTNKPEDDDPFGYLYADGQAAGAQPPSGGGYGYPGPAAQPGVPRTSYNQVRTVGERQYGGHQQQAQAPFPQQQGYGQQQPGYGQPNPQYAAPETYPGGGAHRPGPAQPAGRGGGGGGRGPNTKGLLIGAVAVVAVVVAGITAAVIANSGDKTNDAGGTGGSPTGAPTQVSESPSVDPSQSSKPPQALPQQDAATLKLGGSAALAKDIKGAEGADGAYVTGFNALGSSVTWQADVEKAGTYRLYVRYAIPAKDANATLTVNDKANSNPIGLKNFINSSDPNLEKNWQTTWAPVDLKQGQNTIKMSCEQGNQCDVIFDWLEIRPNA from the coding sequence ATGGCTGCCGGTAACGACGGCACGAACAAGCCCGAGGACGACGATCCGTTCGGCTATCTGTACGCCGACGGTCAGGCGGCGGGTGCACAGCCGCCCTCCGGCGGCGGCTACGGCTACCCGGGTCCGGCCGCCCAGCCGGGCGTGCCCCGCACCTCGTACAACCAGGTCCGCACGGTCGGCGAGCGCCAGTACGGCGGCCACCAGCAGCAGGCGCAGGCGCCGTTCCCGCAGCAGCAGGGGTACGGGCAGCAGCAGCCGGGGTACGGTCAGCCGAACCCGCAGTACGCGGCCCCCGAGACGTACCCCGGCGGCGGCGCCCACCGGCCCGGCCCGGCGCAGCCCGCCGGCCGTGGCGGCGGTGGCGGCGGCCGGGGCCCCAACACCAAGGGCCTGCTGATCGGCGCCGTCGCGGTCGTCGCGGTGGTCGTGGCCGGCATCACCGCCGCCGTGATCGCCAACAGCGGCGACAAGACGAACGACGCGGGCGGCACGGGCGGCTCACCGACGGGCGCGCCGACCCAGGTCTCGGAGTCCCCCTCGGTCGACCCCAGCCAGTCCTCGAAGCCCCCGCAGGCGCTGCCGCAGCAGGACGCGGCGACCCTGAAGCTGGGCGGCTCGGCGGCGCTCGCCAAGGACATCAAGGGTGCGGAGGGCGCGGACGGCGCGTACGTCACCGGGTTCAACGCGCTCGGGTCCTCGGTGACCTGGCAGGCGGACGTCGAGAAGGCCGGCACCTACCGGCTGTACGTGCGCTACGCGATCCCGGCGAAGGACGCCAACGCCACGCTGACGGTCAACGACAAGGCCAACAGCAACCCGATAGGCCTGAAGAACTTCATCAACTCCTCGGACCCGAACCTCGAGAAGAACTGGCAGACCACCTGGGCGCCGGTCGATCTCAAGCAGGGGCAGAACACGATCAAGATGTCCTGCGAGCAGGGCAATCAGTGCGACGTGATCTTCGACTGGCTGGAGATCCGGCCGAACGCGTAG
- a CDS encoding 1-phosphofructokinase family hexose kinase, with the protein MILTVTLNTALDLTYRVPALLPHASHRVTQVIERPGGKGLNVARVLGALGHETVVTGFTGGATGETVRGLLAATTAGLPGRVHDALVPIAGATRRTVAVVDAASGDTTQLNEPGPAISPAEWAAFTARFTRLLDGARAVALCGSLPPGIHVGAYAELVRLARAAGVPALLDTSGEPLRRGIAARPELIKPNAAELAQLTGSREPYRATRDARRRGAHAVVTSLGPDGLLAATPDGLWQAAPPAPVKGNPTGAGDSAVAALLAGLVDGTDWPTRLSHAVALSAATVLSPVAGEFDESAYESLLPRITVHDRAAA; encoded by the coding sequence GCGTCCCCGCGCTCCTCCCGCACGCCTCGCACCGCGTCACCCAGGTCATCGAACGCCCCGGCGGCAAAGGCCTCAACGTGGCCCGCGTGCTCGGCGCCCTCGGCCACGAGACCGTCGTCACCGGCTTCACCGGCGGCGCCACCGGCGAGACCGTACGCGGCCTGCTCGCCGCCACCACCGCCGGCCTCCCCGGCCGGGTCCACGACGCACTGGTCCCGATCGCCGGCGCCACCCGCCGCACCGTCGCCGTCGTCGACGCCGCCAGCGGCGACACCACGCAGCTCAACGAACCCGGCCCGGCCATCTCCCCTGCGGAATGGGCCGCGTTCACCGCACGCTTCACCCGACTCCTCGACGGGGCCCGGGCCGTGGCCCTGTGCGGCAGCCTCCCGCCGGGCATCCACGTCGGCGCGTACGCCGAACTCGTCCGGCTCGCCCGCGCCGCCGGCGTCCCCGCGCTGCTCGACACCAGCGGCGAACCGCTGCGCCGCGGCATCGCCGCCCGCCCCGAACTCATCAAGCCCAACGCGGCCGAGCTCGCCCAGCTCACCGGCTCCCGCGAGCCCTACCGGGCCACCCGCGACGCCCGCCGCCGCGGCGCCCACGCCGTCGTCACCTCGCTCGGCCCCGACGGCCTGCTCGCCGCCACCCCCGACGGCCTGTGGCAGGCCGCCCCACCGGCCCCCGTGAAGGGCAACCCGACGGGCGCCGGCGACTCCGCCGTCGCCGCGCTCCTCGCCGGCCTCGTCGACGGCACCGACTGGCCCACCCGCCTCAGCCACGCCGTGGCGCTCTCCGCCGCGACCGTCCTCTCCCCGGTGGCCGGCGAGTTCGACGAGTCGGCGTACGAGTCCCTGCTCCCCCGCATCACGGTCCACGACCGAGCGGCGGCGTGA